The Neorhodopirellula lusitana genome contains a region encoding:
- a CDS encoding RrF2 family transcriptional regulator produces the protein MLSKTAEYALRAITCMGNQPGVPASADLLAEQTKVPRRYLTRVLQDLAAAGLVRSRPGPGGGYELNRAATEMTILQVVDSVAPIHRIRQCPLGLKSHTTLCPLHAELDRAYAATEAAFANVTIQEVLDSSAGLLPLCTPKETVTA, from the coding sequence ATGCTTTCCAAAACTGCTGAATACGCACTGCGAGCGATTACCTGCATGGGCAACCAACCGGGCGTGCCCGCGTCAGCGGACCTGCTAGCCGAACAAACGAAGGTGCCCCGGCGGTACCTGACCCGCGTCCTGCAAGATCTTGCCGCCGCTGGACTTGTGCGTTCGCGTCCCGGCCCCGGTGGCGGATACGAACTGAACCGAGCTGCCACCGAGATGACGATCTTGCAGGTGGTCGATTCAGTGGCACCAATCCACAGGATCCGGCAATGCCCCCTGGGTCTAAAATCACACACAACGCTCTGCCCACTGCATGCCGAACTGGACCGAGCCTACGCAGCAACAGAAGCCGCCTTTGCCAACGTCACCATTCAAGAGGTGTTAGATTCGTCCGCCGGGCTGCTTCCACTGTGCACGCCCAAAGAAACAGTTACCGCATAA
- a CDS encoding Sec-independent protein translocase subunit TatA/TatB — MLTLTFSSIALLGMFGFPGAPELMIVLLIALVLFGGAKLPSLMRNLGKSANEFKRGMAETGDDADEAADKPSEKV, encoded by the coding sequence ATGTTGACCCTGACTTTTTCGTCGATCGCATTGTTGGGCATGTTTGGTTTCCCCGGTGCCCCCGAACTGATGATCGTGCTGTTGATTGCACTGGTTTTGTTTGGTGGTGCCAAGCTTCCTAGCTTGATGCGAAACCTGGGCAAGAGTGCCAACGAATTCAAACGCGGGATGGCCGAAACCGGCGACGACGCTGACGAAGCAGCGGACAAGCCTTCAGAAAAGGTCTAA
- a CDS encoding Sec-independent protein translocase subunit TatA/TatB: MFGLSPFELSVIGVIAVVLFGGNLPEVARKFGSTYAQLRRSLTDVQQQFREAQAEASRAMTIEDKSPTTPSYEDEPEEAAEPTAPKFKPPR; the protein is encoded by the coding sequence ATGTTTGGCCTTAGTCCCTTTGAATTGTCGGTGATCGGCGTGATCGCCGTCGTCCTCTTTGGCGGCAATCTTCCCGAGGTTGCACGAAAGTTCGGCTCAACCTACGCGCAGTTGCGTCGGAGTCTGACCGACGTGCAGCAGCAGTTTCGTGAAGCCCAAGCCGAAGCCAGTCGGGCGATGACGATCGAAGATAAGTCGCCTACCACGCCAAGTTACGAAGACGAGCCAGAAGAGGCTGCCGAACCGACAGCACCCAAGTTCAAGCCACCTCGCTGA
- the rpmA gene encoding 50S ribosomal protein L27, whose protein sequence is MAHKKGQGSSRNGRDSNAQRRGVKKFGGEAVSAGNILIRQVGTKFHPGKGVGMGNDYTLFALVDGKVRFDREGRRINIDVA, encoded by the coding sequence ATGGCACACAAGAAGGGTCAGGGCAGTAGCCGCAACGGTCGCGACAGTAACGCACAACGCCGTGGAGTCAAGAAATTCGGCGGTGAAGCCGTTTCTGCCGGAAACATCCTGATTCGCCAGGTTGGAACCAAGTTCCACCCAGGTAAGGGTGTCGGCATGGGCAACGACTACACGCTTTTCGCACTCGTCGACGGCAAAGTTCGTTTCGACCGCGAAGGTCGCCGGATCAACATCGACGTCGCCTAG
- a CDS encoding class I SAM-dependent methyltransferase yields MLQRIELPGRLNDRPVPDSLRGMIHDLHQRIETFQDRWDVPQVEQFVAADYELVYQTLDWIRESQLLIGNRFVEWGCGFATVTVIADMLGFDAIGIESEATLIEQGRKTISDWWQPLRQTATDTGTESASGGNPSGGNPSGGNPSGGNPSGTPTSQSPVGQSAPPELFRGNFLPSGADDLADDPTLPSLGHDVPPAYRSIGLDLDDFAVVYSYPWPGEDEFHESVFAEHAAPGAILVQFAGPNDTRAWRRLANESNRANSTY; encoded by the coding sequence ATGCTGCAGCGAATTGAACTCCCCGGTCGGCTGAACGATCGCCCGGTCCCCGATTCTCTTCGTGGCATGATTCACGATCTGCACCAACGAATCGAAACGTTCCAGGACCGCTGGGACGTCCCCCAGGTCGAGCAATTTGTGGCCGCGGACTATGAACTGGTCTATCAAACCCTGGACTGGATCCGGGAAAGCCAACTACTGATCGGCAATCGTTTCGTCGAATGGGGCTGCGGTTTCGCCACCGTGACCGTGATCGCCGACATGCTCGGATTCGATGCCATTGGGATCGAATCCGAAGCCACGCTGATCGAACAAGGCCGAAAAACAATTTCGGATTGGTGGCAACCGCTGCGACAAACCGCCACTGACACGGGCACCGAATCCGCCAGCGGCGGGAACCCCAGCGGCGGGAATCCCAGTGGCGGGAATCCCAGTGGCGGGAACCCCAGCGGAACACCCACGAGTCAATCGCCAGTAGGCCAGAGTGCCCCTCCCGAACTATTTCGCGGCAATTTCTTGCCCTCCGGGGCCGATGATTTGGCCGACGATCCAACCCTGCCCAGCTTGGGACATGACGTCCCACCTGCGTATCGGTCGATTGGACTGGATTTAGACGATTTTGCCGTGGTGTACAGCTACCCCTGGCCGGGCGAAGATGAGTTCCACGAGTCCGTGTTTGCCGAACACGCTGCCCCCGGTGCCATCCTGGTTCAGTTTGCCGGCCCCAACGACACCCGAGCCTGGCGAAGATTGGCCAACGAATCGAATCGAGCCAACTCAACCTATTGA
- a CDS encoding undecaprenyl-phosphate glucose phosphotransferase, which yields MSSSTPGTSNFNRANQPASIFGDRHWYDFVQPCLDGASIMASLVTVKLFARGHVDEAAWAMGLIAVIVFSLSSQLTGLQGRDRRHGVDNEIVSLISTWTLTVLVLALVAFATRYGEMFSRSVMFAWVAMSPALIGLTRMCLRIVQVGLLRRGIGTRKVAIAGWNPLGQRTRLNIENEPSLGFSFAGFYDDRSISRLQAELSKEENAELHVDVPESADDESTPQLQGTLQELTAAARAGEVGTVLVTLPMRAEKRIRSLLDELSDTTASVYIVPDFFVFELLHSRWTQVGGLPAVSVFENPLFGIDGTAKRIADLAIAITGLIAISIPMALIAIAVKLSSPGPVFFRQRRYGLDGQEIRVWKFRSMRACDDGPVVKQATQNDPRITRVGSILRKTSLDELPQLFNVIEGSMSLVGPRPHASAHNEQYRGLIRGYMMRHKVKPGITGLAQVSGCRGETETLDKMQKRVEFDHQYIRTWSLALDLRILVRTLFVVWKQPEAY from the coding sequence ATGTCGTCGTCCACACCCGGTACATCCAACTTCAATCGCGCCAATCAACCTGCCTCGATCTTTGGAGATCGACATTGGTACGACTTCGTCCAACCCTGTTTGGACGGTGCGTCGATCATGGCGTCCCTCGTCACGGTCAAGCTATTTGCACGCGGCCATGTCGATGAGGCTGCCTGGGCGATGGGGCTGATCGCCGTCATCGTTTTCTCCCTCAGCTCACAACTGACCGGACTACAAGGTCGCGATCGGCGGCATGGCGTTGACAATGAAATCGTCAGCCTGATCAGCACATGGACGTTGACCGTGTTGGTACTCGCACTCGTTGCATTCGCTACACGCTACGGCGAAATGTTCTCTCGCAGCGTGATGTTCGCCTGGGTCGCGATGAGCCCTGCGTTGATTGGTTTGACGCGGATGTGTTTGCGAATCGTTCAAGTTGGTTTGCTACGCCGCGGCATCGGCACTCGCAAGGTTGCGATCGCAGGCTGGAATCCACTCGGCCAACGCACGCGTCTGAATATCGAAAACGAACCTTCACTTGGTTTCAGCTTCGCCGGCTTCTATGACGACCGCAGCATCAGTCGATTGCAAGCCGAGCTGTCCAAAGAAGAGAACGCGGAATTGCATGTCGACGTCCCCGAGAGCGCGGATGACGAATCAACGCCCCAGCTCCAAGGCACACTCCAAGAACTGACCGCGGCAGCACGTGCCGGTGAAGTGGGAACCGTGTTGGTGACCTTACCGATGCGAGCGGAGAAACGAATCCGTAGCTTGCTCGACGAACTCAGCGACACGACCGCATCGGTTTACATCGTGCCAGACTTCTTTGTCTTTGAACTGCTGCACTCACGTTGGACCCAAGTCGGTGGTCTCCCGGCCGTCAGTGTTTTCGAAAACCCACTCTTTGGTATCGACGGCACCGCCAAGCGGATTGCCGACCTAGCCATTGCGATCACTGGACTGATTGCGATTTCGATTCCAATGGCTTTGATCGCCATCGCCGTCAAACTCAGTTCGCCGGGCCCCGTGTTCTTTCGACAGCGACGATACGGTCTGGATGGTCAAGAGATCCGAGTTTGGAAATTCCGATCGATGCGAGCTTGTGATGATGGCCCGGTCGTCAAACAAGCCACTCAAAACGATCCTCGGATCACCCGAGTCGGCAGTATCCTGCGAAAGACAAGCTTGGATGAATTGCCACAATTGTTCAACGTGATCGAGGGCTCGATGAGCCTGGTCGGTCCGCGACCGCATGCGAGTGCCCACAACGAACAGTATCGTGGTTTGATCCGCGGCTATATGATGCGTCACAAGGTCAAGCCAGGGATCACCGGTTTGGCCCAGGTCAGTGGATGTCGGGGTGAAACCGAAACGCTCGATAAGATGCAAAAACGCGTCGAGTTTGATCACCAATACATCCGAACTTGGTCATTGGCTCTGGACCTACGAATCTTGGTGCGAACTCTATTCGTGGTCTGGAAACAGCCCGAGGCGTATTAA
- the ispF gene encoding 2-C-methyl-D-erythritol 2,4-cyclodiphosphate synthase translates to MQPLFRIGLGYDSHRLGPGGPLRIGGIDIAGGDAGDRETNDPAGVGVHAIGHSDADVLLHAITDALLGAIAQGDIGRLFPNDQAVNHDRDSADFVNKAMELVAAAGYQINNLDAVILAERPKMAPHIDAMRARISQLLSCQLDCVGLKAKTGEGVDAVGRGEAIAARVVVMLTKV, encoded by the coding sequence ATGCAACCGCTTTTTCGAATTGGCTTGGGGTACGACTCACACCGTCTCGGTCCCGGGGGGCCGCTGCGGATCGGCGGGATCGATATCGCCGGTGGTGACGCTGGTGATCGGGAGACTAACGATCCGGCAGGAGTTGGTGTTCACGCAATCGGACACAGCGACGCTGACGTTCTATTGCATGCGATTACCGATGCACTGCTGGGCGCAATCGCACAAGGCGATATCGGTCGGTTGTTCCCGAATGACCAGGCGGTCAATCATGATCGGGACAGTGCTGATTTCGTCAACAAAGCAATGGAATTGGTGGCGGCGGCGGGCTACCAGATTAACAATCTGGATGCCGTTATTTTGGCGGAGCGTCCTAAGATGGCTCCTCACATCGATGCGATGCGAGCGCGAATCAGCCAGCTTCTTTCTTGCCAACTCGATTGCGTGGGGCTGAAAGCGAAGACGGGCGAAGGCGTTGATGCTGTCGGACGGGGCGAAGCGATTGCCGCTCGTGTGGTCGTCATGCTGACCAAGGTTTAG
- a CDS encoding nicotinate-nucleotide diphosphorylase, with amino-acid sequence MDQSLENDLRQLVRLAIAEDLDVSMDWTTVAMIDAERRGACQIVSRDHGIAAGIALAPWIIDEFDADLEVEVLISEGESFSPGTPLVRLSGSARDLLTSERVTLNLLSRLCGVATLTNQYVKQMQGTSARLYDTRKTTPGWRRLEKYAVSCGGGHNHRTGLYDGFLIKDNHLALGRSKETNAAGDGEEAATASTDGLKSGELKADKSKAGKLTAGEAARRAVAMRGGTLNQLVAPTMVEIEVDSLDQFDQVIHTGIDIILLDNFSLDDLRTAVARRDAAEVTVELEASGNVNIDTIANVAATGVDRISSGALTHQATWLDLGMDWTA; translated from the coding sequence ATGGATCAGTCCCTGGAAAATGACCTGCGGCAACTGGTGCGATTGGCGATCGCCGAGGACCTGGATGTTTCGATGGACTGGACGACGGTTGCGATGATTGACGCCGAACGCCGCGGCGCCTGCCAGATCGTTTCACGCGATCACGGGATCGCCGCCGGAATCGCGCTGGCCCCCTGGATCATCGACGAGTTCGATGCCGATTTGGAGGTCGAAGTCTTGATCAGCGAGGGCGAATCGTTTTCACCCGGAACGCCGCTAGTCCGCTTGTCCGGGTCGGCTCGCGATTTGTTGACCAGCGAACGCGTGACGTTGAACCTGTTGTCGCGACTGTGCGGTGTGGCAACATTGACCAACCAATACGTGAAACAGATGCAAGGAACTTCCGCCCGTCTTTACGACACCCGGAAAACCACGCCCGGGTGGCGCCGTCTGGAAAAGTACGCGGTCTCATGTGGCGGCGGCCACAATCATCGCACCGGTTTGTATGACGGCTTCTTGATCAAAGACAATCACTTGGCATTGGGACGATCCAAAGAAACAAACGCTGCCGGTGATGGGGAAGAGGCAGCTACTGCGTCGACCGACGGATTGAAGTCCGGCGAGTTGAAGGCAGACAAGTCGAAGGCGGGCAAGTTGACAGCAGGCGAAGCCGCACGCCGAGCCGTCGCGATGCGAGGCGGCACCCTGAATCAATTGGTTGCCCCAACCATGGTCGAAATCGAAGTCGACAGTCTGGACCAATTTGACCAGGTGATCCACACCGGCATCGACATCATCCTGTTAGACAATTTCTCTTTGGACGATCTAAGAACGGCAGTAGCGCGTCGCGACGCGGCCGAGGTCACCGTGGAATTGGAAGCATCCGGCAACGTCAATATCGACACAATCGCCAATGTTGCTGCGACCGGTGTGGACCGCATCAGCAGCGGGGCGCTCACTCATCAGGCCACCTGGCTGGACCTAGGAATGGACTGGACGGCGTAA
- a CDS encoding Flp family type IVb pilin: MKRFLIRKLSNDCCVKMAEKQGGKPFERVPSLDETMDLNDPPTRRARRGFVAWLNDEDGTTAVEYAVMVALIAVTCIVSVTLMTNAAKESFENSATAIGE; the protein is encoded by the coding sequence ATGAAACGATTTTTGATTCGTAAGCTGTCGAATGACTGTTGTGTGAAAATGGCTGAAAAGCAGGGTGGTAAACCCTTTGAACGCGTCCCTTCCTTGGATGAAACGATGGATCTTAACGACCCACCTACCCGTCGCGCCCGGCGAGGTTTTGTAGCCTGGTTGAATGATGAAGATGGCACGACAGCCGTTGAGTACGCCGTGATGGTAGCGCTCATCGCTGTTACCTGCATTGTCAGCGTCACGCTGATGACCAATGCCGCGAAAGAAAGCTTCGAGAATTCCGCCACTGCTATTGGCGAGTAA
- a CDS encoding ferredoxin, with translation MLAETLLSRRNIPVKLVTRFLSVASAILATYAVTASAQCVPCGGCSDPCGSSPTVVSSGCGGAVGCGQGYVVSNGATYSEPIVSSFANSVSVSSMPASETICEPMTSYRVVMKPTYVTESRAVAVQRTRSETRYRTKTVYKTVPVTEENYRTKVVNVPKTETKTVTYTVLVPVRSEKTVELTETVPEWSEEPETYTVRVPTLVDVPEEYTVKVPQLRDETFNYTVNVPYPVVTEKTRTVTNAVPVTKTRTISVYVPKTEMQTVTKDYGHWEEQIVEVAAAPAATNVVYSNGCGSTSGYASSGCGCSSVSYSNGCGTSCGCRSNCGGCASACGGCGSSSYGGCGGGVSYAAPAVATGSACGSAVTTQTKRVWVPNVQTETVPVTTSSQESKVVSYTVFEQQSTQVPYQCTTLEYRSETRTGTKKVVDYVDETRTRMRKQVQYNEEPRTRMRKTLTYKTVSKTETIPYVTYTTEERTKEVSYTYNVPEYTVEPYQTTRYERVAEELVEEYSVNVPYTDTELQSVQVCKMVPTLVEETINPCASAAPATGIINGGTIGCGPSVIQGGGCGSVGGCGAPVMMSAPAPMSGCGGCGAPVSASPCTGC, from the coding sequence ATGTTGGCAGAAACACTACTCTCTAGAAGGAACATCCCAGTGAAGCTTGTTACCCGTTTCTTGAGTGTCGCTTCGGCGATCCTCGCTACCTATGCTGTCACCGCCTCGGCGCAGTGCGTCCCTTGCGGCGGTTGCTCCGACCCCTGCGGAAGCTCACCTACCGTCGTCAGCAGTGGCTGTGGTGGAGCGGTTGGTTGCGGCCAAGGTTATGTCGTTTCCAACGGCGCAACTTACAGCGAGCCAATTGTTAGCAGCTTCGCCAACAGTGTTTCGGTTAGCAGCATGCCTGCGTCGGAAACAATCTGCGAGCCAATGACTTCCTATCGCGTTGTCATGAAGCCCACCTACGTCACCGAATCGCGTGCTGTCGCTGTTCAACGAACTCGCTCCGAAACTCGCTATCGCACCAAGACTGTCTACAAGACGGTTCCAGTGACGGAAGAAAACTACCGCACCAAGGTAGTGAACGTTCCTAAGACTGAAACCAAGACTGTCACCTACACCGTTTTGGTTCCTGTTCGCAGCGAAAAGACTGTTGAACTGACCGAAACCGTGCCTGAATGGTCCGAAGAACCGGAAACATACACTGTCCGCGTTCCAACCCTCGTCGACGTTCCTGAAGAATACACCGTCAAGGTGCCACAACTTCGTGACGAAACGTTCAACTACACCGTTAACGTTCCGTATCCCGTTGTGACTGAAAAGACACGCACCGTCACCAACGCGGTTCCTGTCACCAAGACTCGTACCATCTCGGTCTACGTTCCTAAGACAGAAATGCAAACTGTCACCAAGGACTACGGACATTGGGAAGAGCAAATCGTTGAAGTCGCTGCAGCTCCCGCAGCAACCAACGTCGTTTACAGCAACGGCTGTGGCAGCACCAGCGGCTACGCCAGCAGCGGATGCGGTTGTTCAAGCGTCAGCTACAGCAATGGTTGTGGAACGTCTTGCGGTTGCCGTAGCAACTGTGGCGGATGTGCCTCGGCTTGTGGCGGATGCGGTAGCTCAAGCTACGGCGGATGCGGCGGTGGCGTCAGCTACGCAGCTCCAGCAGTCGCAACTGGCTCGGCTTGTGGCAGTGCTGTGACCACTCAAACCAAACGTGTTTGGGTTCCTAACGTGCAAACCGAAACGGTTCCTGTCACGACCAGCTCGCAAGAATCGAAAGTTGTTTCGTACACCGTATTCGAACAACAATCGACCCAAGTGCCTTACCAGTGCACCACCCTTGAGTACCGCTCGGAAACCCGTACCGGCACCAAAAAGGTTGTCGATTACGTTGACGAAACACGCACCCGCATGCGTAAACAAGTTCAGTACAACGAAGAACCACGCACACGCATGCGTAAGACTTTGACGTACAAGACTGTTTCAAAAACCGAAACCATTCCTTACGTCACCTACACCACCGAAGAACGCACGAAGGAAGTCAGCTACACGTACAACGTGCCTGAGTACACCGTCGAGCCTTACCAAACCACTCGCTACGAGCGAGTTGCTGAAGAACTGGTCGAAGAGTACTCCGTAAACGTTCCTTACACCGACACCGAACTGCAATCGGTTCAAGTTTGCAAGATGGTTCCCACCTTGGTCGAAGAAACAATCAACCCCTGTGCTTCCGCTGCTCCGGCAACCGGAATCATCAATGGTGGCACGATTGGCTGCGGCCCATCGGTTATCCAAGGTGGTGGATGTGGAAGCGTTGGCGGATGCGGTGCACCTGTCATGATGAGCGCACCTGCGCCAATGAGCGGTTGCGGCGGATGTGGCGCTCCTGTGAGTGCCTCGCCTTGCACTGGCTGCTAG
- a CDS encoding ATP-dependent helicase, which yields MNGFSVEGLNPPQAEAVKTLSGPLLVLAGAGTGKTRVVTFRIANLIKHGVEPQRILAVTFTNKAAGEMQDRVGELLGHKDQPRRKRGAPKVPKPVVSTFHSQCVRMLRDHAPVLGFPKKFSIYDRSDQESIARGILRELRLPTVALKPSDMLNIISGWKSASVRPDEAGMIAATDKEHFAASGYRRYQNALRARGAMDFDDLLLHTEALLTEHEDVRKAEAAKYDHVLVDEYQDTNGSQYRITKALVQEHRNLCVVGDDDQSIYAWRGADVSHILSFSNDWPDAKVVWLEDNYRSTGAILEMANTLIAFNTERHDKVLKPDLPMGRRPRIVQHKDEATEAETVVREIRHLIDNEHIEPKRIAILFRTNEQPRLFETELRKADVPYVMLGSQSFFDRREVRDIVAYLKWINQPDDEVALLRIINTPARGLSNKATRTLIERAVQRGVPVWQVMQDPSAIEDLSPAAQRGIASLKQLCSDVQQRAESDSLSEAMKTLLERTAYGDEIARLYDQPDEREARMASLGEVANAIGAYEDKNEEPDLAGFLSDIALSGREMGSEKDKLAMKNAVWLLTMHAAKGLEFPVVYLVGMEDGILPHSRSVNSGNEDDIAEERRLCYVGITRAQDTLTMSLALTRRKWGKPRPTNPSRFLYEITGKADNPNKYRKKTGRPGTPR from the coding sequence TTGAACGGATTCAGCGTTGAGGGATTGAACCCTCCGCAAGCCGAAGCGGTGAAGACTTTGTCTGGGCCGTTGCTGGTATTAGCTGGCGCAGGCACTGGCAAAACTCGGGTGGTGACCTTCCGCATCGCCAACCTCATCAAGCATGGGGTTGAGCCACAGCGGATTTTGGCGGTCACGTTTACCAACAAAGCCGCTGGCGAGATGCAAGATCGCGTCGGCGAGTTGTTGGGGCATAAAGACCAGCCTCGCCGCAAACGCGGTGCCCCCAAAGTCCCCAAGCCAGTTGTCAGTACATTCCACTCGCAATGCGTGCGAATGCTACGCGACCACGCGCCGGTACTGGGCTTCCCCAAAAAGTTCTCGATCTACGACCGCAGCGATCAGGAATCCATCGCGCGGGGGATCCTGCGTGAACTCAGACTGCCCACGGTGGCGCTGAAACCCTCCGACATGCTGAACATCATCAGCGGCTGGAAGAGCGCGTCGGTCCGCCCTGACGAAGCAGGCATGATCGCCGCCACCGATAAAGAACACTTTGCTGCCTCAGGCTACCGGCGCTACCAGAACGCATTGAGAGCCCGCGGTGCGATGGACTTTGACGATCTGCTGTTGCATACCGAGGCGTTGTTGACGGAGCACGAGGACGTCCGCAAAGCCGAAGCGGCGAAGTACGACCATGTCTTGGTCGACGAATACCAAGACACCAACGGTAGCCAATACCGGATCACGAAAGCTTTGGTCCAAGAACACCGAAACCTGTGCGTGGTCGGTGACGATGATCAGTCGATCTACGCATGGCGAGGGGCGGACGTGAGTCACATCCTGAGCTTCTCGAACGATTGGCCAGACGCGAAAGTCGTGTGGTTGGAAGACAACTACCGCAGTACCGGGGCCATCCTAGAAATGGCCAACACGCTGATCGCTTTCAATACAGAACGACACGACAAGGTGCTGAAGCCTGACTTGCCGATGGGCAGACGCCCCCGCATTGTGCAGCACAAGGACGAAGCAACCGAAGCGGAAACCGTTGTTCGCGAGATCAGGCACCTGATTGACAATGAACACATCGAGCCCAAAAGGATCGCAATTCTATTTCGCACCAACGAACAGCCTCGGCTGTTTGAAACGGAGCTTCGAAAAGCAGACGTGCCTTACGTGATGCTGGGAAGCCAGTCGTTCTTTGATCGCCGCGAAGTTCGCGACATAGTGGCGTACCTGAAGTGGATCAATCAGCCTGACGACGAAGTGGCGCTACTGCGAATCATCAACACGCCGGCGCGCGGGTTAAGCAACAAGGCCACTCGCACTCTGATAGAACGTGCCGTGCAGCGTGGAGTCCCGGTTTGGCAGGTGATGCAGGACCCATCTGCGATTGAAGACTTGTCGCCAGCCGCCCAGCGCGGGATCGCAAGTCTGAAGCAACTCTGTTCCGATGTGCAACAACGAGCCGAAAGCGATTCGTTGAGCGAGGCCATGAAAACGCTTCTGGAACGGACAGCTTACGGCGACGAAATCGCTAGGCTCTATGATCAGCCGGACGAGCGAGAGGCTCGCATGGCTTCCCTGGGCGAAGTCGCCAATGCGATCGGTGCGTACGAAGACAAGAACGAAGAACCTGATCTCGCTGGGTTCCTAAGTGATATCGCCTTGTCCGGTCGCGAGATGGGCAGCGAAAAAGACAAGCTGGCGATGAAGAACGCGGTTTGGTTGTTAACCATGCACGCGGCGAAGGGCCTTGAATTCCCAGTCGTCTATCTCGTCGGGATGGAAGATGGCATCTTGCCACACAGTCGCAGTGTGAATAGCGGCAACGAAGACGACATCGCGGAAGAACGGCGACTGTGTTACGTCGGAATCACCCGCGCCCAAGACACGCTGACGATGTCGCTGGCGTTGACCAGGCGGAAGTGGGGGAAACCTCGTCCGACAAACCCGAGCCGTTTTCTGTACGAGATCACGGGCAAGGCGGACAACCCGAACAAGTACCGGAAGAAAACCGGTCGGCCGGGCACGCCTCGCTAA
- a CDS encoding tetratricopeptide repeat protein, with protein sequence MFVFSSSQTRSNASSLFFNTRRLVRGRDIVRTLASLGGVAFCALSHAANPGQPVVARVEMRFATEDEVVDVISKGDLLTVVEDRGEDYVIVTHEGTRGAVDKVNAVELAEATDIYTDLIKENPDGGRYYTLRASAWWALGKQDEAMQDFNTAIEKGYEEAHAYSSRGLFYAAQGDHEAAIKDYDKALELDPEDVTPIINRAAVHMGQSKFQAAIDDYTAALKVRKDNAGLLRQRAIAFKAAGKLDKAVEDFDRIVDNNPEDVAAVMGRGYIRFQQREYAAAASDFSAAIELNEKDPVAWNNRGYNRYQLGKAASALKDYDQAIKLAPNYALAHQNRAWLLGTSEDESLRDAEEAVKAAEKACEINAYGNIGDLSALAAALAAQGKFKDAVGWQEKVVEVAPADVKTFAEKMLARYRNKQLYVADPLAAEKAEREEAEAEAKAAADEQNQAAIKEAAKKLEAEERSKAKATGAELLDE encoded by the coding sequence ATGTTTGTTTTTTCGTCGTCCCAGACTCGCTCCAATGCCAGCTCGCTATTTTTCAATACGCGCCGTCTCGTGCGCGGTCGCGACATCGTCCGGACGCTTGCGTCGCTAGGTGGAGTGGCCTTTTGTGCACTTTCTCATGCGGCCAATCCTGGCCAACCCGTGGTCGCACGTGTTGAAATGCGATTTGCGACCGAGGATGAGGTCGTGGACGTGATTTCCAAGGGGGATCTGTTGACGGTGGTGGAAGATCGCGGCGAAGACTACGTAATCGTGACCCACGAGGGAACTCGCGGTGCTGTCGATAAGGTCAATGCAGTGGAGTTAGCCGAAGCGACTGATATCTATACCGACTTGATCAAAGAAAATCCCGATGGCGGTCGCTACTACACGCTTCGTGCGTCAGCTTGGTGGGCACTGGGCAAGCAAGACGAAGCGATGCAAGACTTCAATACCGCGATCGAAAAAGGGTACGAAGAGGCCCATGCGTATAGCAGTCGCGGTTTGTTTTATGCCGCCCAAGGTGACCACGAAGCGGCCATCAAGGATTACGACAAAGCACTCGAACTCGATCCCGAAGACGTCACGCCGATCATCAATCGGGCAGCAGTCCACATGGGACAAAGCAAATTTCAGGCTGCGATCGACGACTACACGGCAGCCTTGAAGGTTCGCAAGGACAATGCCGGACTGCTGAGGCAGCGGGCGATTGCGTTCAAAGCCGCTGGAAAGCTGGACAAGGCCGTTGAAGACTTTGACCGCATTGTGGACAACAACCCCGAAGACGTCGCCGCCGTGATGGGCCGTGGGTACATCCGGTTTCAACAACGCGAATACGCCGCTGCCGCATCCGACTTTTCGGCCGCCATTGAACTGAATGAAAAGGACCCTGTCGCCTGGAATAATCGTGGGTACAACCGATATCAATTAGGTAAAGCCGCGTCAGCTTTGAAGGACTATGACCAAGCGATCAAGCTGGCACCCAACTACGCGCTCGCTCACCAAAACCGGGCTTGGTTGCTGGGGACTTCGGAAGACGAATCTTTGCGTGACGCGGAAGAAGCGGTGAAAGCTGCCGAAAAAGCTTGCGAGATAAACGCCTATGGCAACATCGGGGACCTCTCTGCTCTGGCCGCTGCCCTTGCCGCTCAAGGAAAGTTCAAGGACGCGGTTGGCTGGCAAGAAAAGGTGGTCGAGGTCGCTCCGGCCGATGTTAAAACGTTCGCCGAAAAGATGCTCGCACGTTATCGAAACAAACAGCTATACGTCGCCGACCCGTTGGCAGCCGAAAAAGCTGAACGTGAAGAGGCTGAAGCCGAAGCGAAAGCTGCCGCAGACGAACAGAATCAAGCTGCGATCAAAGAGGCCGCGAAAAAACTCGAAGCGGAAGAACGCAGCAAAGCCAAAGCAACGGGGGCTGAACTACTCGACGAGTGA